One Gossypium raimondii isolate GPD5lz chromosome 3, ASM2569854v1, whole genome shotgun sequence genomic window carries:
- the LOC105793809 gene encoding cysteine proteinase 15A: MDRFSLLFLLLSSVVASAVVFDVNSDGDPLIRQVVSDGGVEEDSDDHLLNAEHHFTLFKSKYGKTYASQEEHDYRLGVFKANLRRAKRHQLLDPSAVHGVTKFSDLTPSEFRRQYLGLKPLKLPADAQKAPILPTDNLPDDFDWRDHGAVTGVKDQGSCGSCWSFSATGALEGAHYLATGELVSLSEQQLVDCDHECDPQQYGACDSGCNGGLMTSAFEYTLKVGGLEREKDYPYIGNDRGPCKFDKTKIAASVSNFSVISVDEDQIAANLVKHGPLAVGINAVFMQTYMGGVSCPYICFRTLDHGVLLVGYGAAGYSPIRFKDKPFWIIKNSWGANWGEDGYYKICRGRNVCGVDSMVSSVAALHTKSQ; this comes from the exons ATGGACCGCTTCTCTCTTCTCTTCCTCCTCCTTTCCTCCGTCGTTGCTTCGGCCGTCGTCTTCGACGTTAATAGCGACGGCGATCCTCTCATCCGTCAAGTTGTTTCCGATGGTGGTGTCGAGGAGGACTCCGATGACCATCTCCTTAACGCGGAGCACCACTTCACGCTGTTCAAATCCAAGTATGGGAAAACCTACGCATCCCAGGAGGAGCACGATTACCGACTGGGAGTCTTCAAGGCTAACCTGCGTCGGGCCAAGCGTCATCAGCTCCTGGACCCCAGTGCCGTCCATGGCGTCACAAAGTTTTCCGATTTAACTCCATCGGAGTTCCGCCGCCAGTATCTAGGCTTGAAACCGCTCAAGCTCCCAGCCGATGCTCAAAAGGCTCCTATCCTTCCGACTGACAACTTACCGGATGACTTTGACTGGCGTGACCACGGCGCCGTCACTGGTGTTAAAGACCAG gGTTCCTGTGGATCGTGTTGGTCGTTCAGTGCGACGGGGGCTTTGGAGGGAGCCCATTATTTGGCGACAGGAGAGCTTGTAAGCTTGAGTGAGCAGCAACTTGTTGATTGTGATCACGAG TGTGATCCACAACAATATGGTGCGTGTGACTCAGGGTGTAATGGTGGTCTAATGACCTCTGCTTTCGAGTACACCCTGAAGGTTGGTGGACTTGAGAGAGAGAAGGATTACCCTTACATTGGGAATGACCGTGGTCCCTGCAAATTTGACAAGACCAAAATCGCTGCCTCTGTTTCTAACTTCAGTGTCATTTCTGTTGATGAGGACCAAATCGCTGCTAATTTGGTGAAGCATGGTCCCCTTGCTG TGGGTATCAATGCAGTTTTCATGCAGACATATATGGGAGGGGTTTCATGTCCTTATATTTGCTTTAGAACTTTGGATCATGGAGTTCTTCTGGTAGGGTATGGAGCTGCTGGTTACTCCCCAATCCGCTTTAAGGACAAGCCTTTCTGGATCATAAAGAATTCATGGGGAGCAAACTGGGGAGAGGACGGATATTACAAAATATGCAGAGGTCGCAATGTTTGTGGAGTAGACTCCATGGTCTCAAGTGTGGCGGCTTTGCATACAAAGTCTCAGTAG